A single window of Dendropsophus ebraccatus isolate aDenEbr1 chromosome 5, aDenEbr1.pat, whole genome shotgun sequence DNA harbors:
- the DNAJB13 gene encoding dnaJ homolog subfamily B member 13 isoform X2 gives MIQDYYSVKIKNKLKKFSVTKTRVPIYPKSWSSTKWLPAAPRPGVHSNAGRTTGTVIIMGQDYYAVLEITRSAGDAEIKKAYRRLALKYHPLKNKEPSAPHRFRQIAEAYDVLSDLRKKATYDKFGEEGLKGGIPAEFGGQDAWTSGYTYHGNPDKTFKEFFGGDNPFADFFTPDGSEVNTGFGGLRGRGVKKQDPPIERDLYLSLEDLYFGCTKKIKISRRVMNEDGHTSSIRDKILSIDVHPGWRAGTRITFPNEGDQGPNIIPADIVFIVKEKPHPRFVRQDDNLIYTANIELGKALTGCTVEVETLDERILNIPINDIVHPKYSKVVPGEGMRTADDLTVKGDLLIQFDIQFPEHLTPEKKQLLRKALLS, from the exons ATGATACAGGATTATTATTCGGTGAAAATTAAAAACAAACTAAAGAAATTCAGTGTCACTAAAACTAGAGTTCCCATATATCCCAAGTCTTGGTCTTCGACAAAATGGCTGCCAG CTGCACCGCGGCCGGGCGTCCATAGTAACGCAGGCAGAACTACCGGGACCGTGATCATCATGGGGCAGGATTATTACGCGGTGCTGGAGATCACCCGCAGCGCCGGGGATGCGGAGATCAAGAAGGC GTACCGCAGGTTGGCGTTGAAGTATCATCCACTGAAGAATAAGGAACCATCTGCGCCGCACCGGTTCCGACAGATCGCAGAGGCCTACGACGTGCTCAGTGACC TCAGGAAGAAGGCCACCTACGATAAGTTTGGAGAGGAGGGCCTGAAAGGGGGGATCCCGGCGGAGTTTGGGGGTCAGGACGCCTGGACCTCGGGGTACACCTATCATGGCAATCCTGACAAGACCTTCAAGGAGTTTTTTGGAGGAGACAACCCATTTGCAG ACTTTTTCACACCAGATGGATCTGAGGTGAACACGGGATTCGGGGGTCTGCGAGGACGAGGAGTGAAGAAGCAGGACCCCCCAATAGAGAGAGATCTCTACCTGTCTCTGGAGGACTTGTATTTTGGCTGCACAAAAAAGATCAAGATTTCCCGCAGG GTGATGAATGAAGACGGCCATACATCCAGCATCCGGGATAAGATCCTGTCCATCGACGTCCATCCTGGCTGGAGAGCGGGAACCAGGATCACGTTTCCTAATGAAGGCGACCAG GGCCCCAACATTATCCCGGCAGACATTGTGTTCATTGTGAAGGAGAAGCCTCACCCCCGCTTCGTAAGACAAGACGACAATCTGATCTACACGGCCAATATCGAACTCGGCAAG GCGCTGACCGGCTGCACGGTGGAAGTGGAAACATTGGATGAAAGAATATTAAATATTCCCATCAATGACATTGTACA CCCCAAGTACAGTAAGGTTGTCCCCGGGGAGGGGATGCGGACGGCTGATGACCTCACAGTGAAGGGCGACCTCCTCATCCAGTTTGATATCCAGTTTCCCGAACACTTGACGCCAGAGAAGAAGCAGCTGCTGCGGAAAGCCCTCCTGTCCTGA
- the DNAJB13 gene encoding dnaJ homolog subfamily B member 13 isoform X1 has product MIQDYYSVKIKNKLKKFSVTKTRVPIYPKSWSSTKWLPGQYICRRGGGWTLLPSSAAPRPGVHSNAGRTTGTVIIMGQDYYAVLEITRSAGDAEIKKAYRRLALKYHPLKNKEPSAPHRFRQIAEAYDVLSDLRKKATYDKFGEEGLKGGIPAEFGGQDAWTSGYTYHGNPDKTFKEFFGGDNPFADFFTPDGSEVNTGFGGLRGRGVKKQDPPIERDLYLSLEDLYFGCTKKIKISRRVMNEDGHTSSIRDKILSIDVHPGWRAGTRITFPNEGDQGPNIIPADIVFIVKEKPHPRFVRQDDNLIYTANIELGKALTGCTVEVETLDERILNIPINDIVHPKYSKVVPGEGMRTADDLTVKGDLLIQFDIQFPEHLTPEKKQLLRKALLS; this is encoded by the exons ATGATACAGGATTATTATTCGGTGAAAATTAAAAACAAACTAAAGAAATTCAGTGTCACTAAAACTAGAGTTCCCATATATCCCAAGTCTTGGTCTTCGACAAAATGGCTGCCAGGTCAGTATATCTGTCGCCGTGGTGGTGGCTGGACGCTGCTGCCATCTTCAG CTGCACCGCGGCCGGGCGTCCATAGTAACGCAGGCAGAACTACCGGGACCGTGATCATCATGGGGCAGGATTATTACGCGGTGCTGGAGATCACCCGCAGCGCCGGGGATGCGGAGATCAAGAAGGC GTACCGCAGGTTGGCGTTGAAGTATCATCCACTGAAGAATAAGGAACCATCTGCGCCGCACCGGTTCCGACAGATCGCAGAGGCCTACGACGTGCTCAGTGACC TCAGGAAGAAGGCCACCTACGATAAGTTTGGAGAGGAGGGCCTGAAAGGGGGGATCCCGGCGGAGTTTGGGGGTCAGGACGCCTGGACCTCGGGGTACACCTATCATGGCAATCCTGACAAGACCTTCAAGGAGTTTTTTGGAGGAGACAACCCATTTGCAG ACTTTTTCACACCAGATGGATCTGAGGTGAACACGGGATTCGGGGGTCTGCGAGGACGAGGAGTGAAGAAGCAGGACCCCCCAATAGAGAGAGATCTCTACCTGTCTCTGGAGGACTTGTATTTTGGCTGCACAAAAAAGATCAAGATTTCCCGCAGG GTGATGAATGAAGACGGCCATACATCCAGCATCCGGGATAAGATCCTGTCCATCGACGTCCATCCTGGCTGGAGAGCGGGAACCAGGATCACGTTTCCTAATGAAGGCGACCAG GGCCCCAACATTATCCCGGCAGACATTGTGTTCATTGTGAAGGAGAAGCCTCACCCCCGCTTCGTAAGACAAGACGACAATCTGATCTACACGGCCAATATCGAACTCGGCAAG GCGCTGACCGGCTGCACGGTGGAAGTGGAAACATTGGATGAAAGAATATTAAATATTCCCATCAATGACATTGTACA CCCCAAGTACAGTAAGGTTGTCCCCGGGGAGGGGATGCGGACGGCTGATGACCTCACAGTGAAGGGCGACCTCCTCATCCAGTTTGATATCCAGTTTCCCGAACACTTGACGCCAGAGAAGAAGCAGCTGCTGCGGAAAGCCCTCCTGTCCTGA
- the LOC138792281 gene encoding gastrula zinc finger protein XlCGF48.2-like isoform X1 produces the protein MEIAFMDHVRHSLMIDRNKDVIIDKLLNLTLEIICLLTGEDYVVMRKSGDPRTAEKRGCRVSDMCGEAQGVVTAASPPPPAVTEENHGWRIPEAAETLHRDPKKLPIKSEDAQVSAWEQKDNMAVSGPESGCPDESAPIPPSVSGRQDSTDPNADYISARRSTGSPSRKCRTPLCAQDYGPQERQAEPPEDGVCRQQCKEEEDAAIPDDIGSGADDCTDPPEQCRTLIRSEEFSEEDNEMMAQEYQASVGDDIFQPLCKEEVGSDYTNSDPVVSSLDAMMLRQCSQVQDPFPDHSDPVAFQKSLCTSNLFSCSVCGVRFSSETTFAAHQRFHSEEKSYDCTFCGKSFNQRSRLLSHKRKHTGEKPFSCPVCGRCFAERSALVTHQRIHSGEKPFNCTECSRSFVQRSSLVKHQRIHTGERPFVCSQCGRCFSQSSNLVRHQRILHQFL, from the exons ATGGAGATCGCCTTCATGGATCACGTCCGCCACTCGCTCATGATCGACAGGAACAAAGATGTGATCATAGACAAACTGCTGAACCTGACCCTGGAGATCATctgcctgctgaccggagag GATTATGTTGTCATGAGGAAATCCGGAGACCCCCGCACGGCAGAGAAGAGGGGATGTCGGGTGTCGGACATGTGCGGAGAGGCCCAGGGTGTAGTAACAGCggcttctcctccccctcctgctgtAACAGAAGAGAATCATGGCTGGAGGATCCCAGAAGCTGCCGAGACTCTTCACAGAGACCCCAAAAAG CTTCCCATAAAGTCTGAGGACGCCCAGGTCTCTGCATGGGAGCAGAAGGACAATATGGCGGTCAGTGGTCCGGAGTCAGGATGCCCTGACG AGTCTGCCCCCATCCCCCCGAGTGTCAGCGGTCGCCAGGACTCCACAGACCCTAATGCAGATTACATATCAG CTCGGCGTAGCACAGGAAGCCCCTCCAGGAAATGtcggacccccctgtgtgctcaggACTATGGCCCCCAGGAACGCCAG gccGAGCCGCCGGAGGACGGGGTGTGTCGCCAGCAGTGTAAGGAGGAAGAAGATGCGGCCATTCCTGATGACATCGGGTCAG GTGCAGATGATTGTACGGACCCCCCGGAGCAGTGCCGGACCCTCATCAGATCGGAGGAGTTTTCAGAGGAAGATAATGAGATGATGGCACAGGAGTATCAG GCCAGTGTCGGGGACGATATATTTCAGCCGCTGTGTAAGGAGGAGGTCGGATCTGATTACACAAACTCAG ATCCGGTCGTGTCCTCGCTGGACGCCATGATGCTTCGGCAGTGCTCGCAGGTCCAGGACCCTTTCCCCGATCACTCAGACCCCGTTGCCTTCCAGAAGTCGCTCTGTACCAGTAACCTCTTCTCCTGCTCAGTCTGTGGCGTTCGCTTCAGTTCCGAGACGACTTTTGCCGCTCACCAGCGATTTCACTCAGAGGAGAAATCCTACGACTGCACCTTCTGCGGCAAATCCTTCAACCAGCGCTCCCGCCTCCTGTCACACAAGAGGaagcacacgggggagaagccgtTCTCCTGCCCGGTGTGCGGGAGATGTTTTGCAGAAAGATCTGCGCTTGTAACCCATCAGCGGATCCATTCCGGAGAGAAACCCTTTAACTGCACGGAGTGCTCCCGGAGCTTTGTCCAGAGGTCCAGTTTGGTGAAGCACCAGCGCATTCACACCGGCGAGAGACCATTTGTGTGTTCTCAGTGTGGACGATGCTTCTCTCAGAGCTCCAATCTTGTTCGACACCAAAGAATACTGCACCAGTTTTTATAG
- the LOC138792281 gene encoding uncharacterized protein isoform X2 — translation MEIAFMDHVRHSLMIDRNKDVIIDKLLNLTLEIICLLTGEDYVVMRKSGDPRTAEKRGCRVSDMCGEAQGVVTAASPPPPAVTEENHGWRIPEAAETLHRDPKKLPIKSEDAQVSAWEQKDNMAVSGPESGCPDARRSTGSPSRKCRTPLCAQDYGPQERQAEPPEDGVCRQQCKEEEDAAIPDDIGSGADDCTDPPEQCRTLIRSEEFSEEDNEMMAQEYQASVGDDIFQPLCKEEVGSDYTNSDPVVSSLDAMMLRQCSQVQDPFPDHSDPVAFQKSLCTSNLFSCSVCGVRFSSETTFAAHQRFHSEEKSYDCTFCGKSFNQRSRLLSHKRKHTGEKPFSCPVCGRCFAERSALVTHQRIHSGEKPFNCTECSRSFVQRSSLVKHQRIHTGERPFVCSQCGRCFSQSSNLVRHQRILHQFL, via the exons ATGGAGATCGCCTTCATGGATCACGTCCGCCACTCGCTCATGATCGACAGGAACAAAGATGTGATCATAGACAAACTGCTGAACCTGACCCTGGAGATCATctgcctgctgaccggagag GATTATGTTGTCATGAGGAAATCCGGAGACCCCCGCACGGCAGAGAAGAGGGGATGTCGGGTGTCGGACATGTGCGGAGAGGCCCAGGGTGTAGTAACAGCggcttctcctccccctcctgctgtAACAGAAGAGAATCATGGCTGGAGGATCCCAGAAGCTGCCGAGACTCTTCACAGAGACCCCAAAAAG CTTCCCATAAAGTCTGAGGACGCCCAGGTCTCTGCATGGGAGCAGAAGGACAATATGGCGGTCAGTGGTCCGGAGTCAGGATGCCCTGACG CTCGGCGTAGCACAGGAAGCCCCTCCAGGAAATGtcggacccccctgtgtgctcaggACTATGGCCCCCAGGAACGCCAG gccGAGCCGCCGGAGGACGGGGTGTGTCGCCAGCAGTGTAAGGAGGAAGAAGATGCGGCCATTCCTGATGACATCGGGTCAG GTGCAGATGATTGTACGGACCCCCCGGAGCAGTGCCGGACCCTCATCAGATCGGAGGAGTTTTCAGAGGAAGATAATGAGATGATGGCACAGGAGTATCAG GCCAGTGTCGGGGACGATATATTTCAGCCGCTGTGTAAGGAGGAGGTCGGATCTGATTACACAAACTCAG ATCCGGTCGTGTCCTCGCTGGACGCCATGATGCTTCGGCAGTGCTCGCAGGTCCAGGACCCTTTCCCCGATCACTCAGACCCCGTTGCCTTCCAGAAGTCGCTCTGTACCAGTAACCTCTTCTCCTGCTCAGTCTGTGGCGTTCGCTTCAGTTCCGAGACGACTTTTGCCGCTCACCAGCGATTTCACTCAGAGGAGAAATCCTACGACTGCACCTTCTGCGGCAAATCCTTCAACCAGCGCTCCCGCCTCCTGTCACACAAGAGGaagcacacgggggagaagccgtTCTCCTGCCCGGTGTGCGGGAGATGTTTTGCAGAAAGATCTGCGCTTGTAACCCATCAGCGGATCCATTCCGGAGAGAAACCCTTTAACTGCACGGAGTGCTCCCGGAGCTTTGTCCAGAGGTCCAGTTTGGTGAAGCACCAGCGCATTCACACCGGCGAGAGACCATTTGTGTGTTCTCAGTGTGGACGATGCTTCTCTCAGAGCTCCAATCTTGTTCGACACCAAAGAATACTGCACCAGTTTTTATAG